The following coding sequences are from one Calypte anna isolate BGI_N300 chromosome 18, bCalAnn1_v1.p, whole genome shotgun sequence window:
- the USH1G gene encoding Usher syndrome type-1G protein isoform X2 produces MNDQYHRAARDGYLDLLKEATKKDLNSPDEDGMTPTLWAAYHGNLDALRLIVSRGGDPDKCDIWGNTPLHLAAANGHLNCLSFLISFGANIWCLDNDYHTPLDMAAMKGHMECVRYLDSIAAKQSSLNPKLVSKLKDKAFRDAERRIKDCVKLQKKHHERMEKRYRKEMSDNSDTMSFSSYSSSTLSKKFQHMSMVTSLPYSQATIHGTAKGKTKIQKKLEKKKQVDGTFKIYEDGRKSMRSLSGLQLGNDVMFVKQGTYASPKEWTRRNIRDMFLTDEDTVSRAISDPGLHMDSAHSEVSTDSGHDSLFNRPGLGTMVFRRNYVSSGLFGIGREDGGTPGEENPPGVGVKLRSRLQRSPSLNDSIGSANSLQERNAEELPWDEVELGLDDDDEPDTSPLETFLASLHMFEFISILKKEKIDLEALMLCSDNDLKSINIPLGPRKKIVDAIQRRRQTLEKPDVIVDTEL; encoded by the exons ATGAACGACCAGTACCACCGAGCGGCCCGGGATGGCTACCTGGACCTCCTGAAGGAAGCCACCAAGAAGGACCTGAACTCCCCAGATGAGGATGGCATGACCCCGACCCTATGGGCTGCCTACCATGGCAACCTGGATGCCCTGCGCCTCATCGTCAGCAGAGG GGGTGATCCAGACAAATGTGACATCTGGGGGAACACTCCTCTCCACCTGGCTGCAGCCAATGGCCACCTGAACTGCCTTTCCTTCCTCATCTCTTTTGGGGCCAACATCTGGTGCCTGGACAATGACTACCACACCCCACTGGACATGGCAGCCATGAAGGGGCACATGGAGTGTGTGAGGTACCTGGACTCCATCGCTGCCAAGCAGAGCAGCCTCAACCCCAAGCTGGTGAGCAAGCTGAAGGACAAGGCCTTTCGGGACGCGGAGAGGAGGATCAAGGACTGCGTgaagctgcagaagaaacaCCACGAAAGGATGGAGAAACGGTACAGGAAGGAGATGTCGGATAACTCGGATACCATGAGCTTCTCCAGCTATTCGAGCAGCACCTTGAGCAAGAAGTTCCAGCACATGTCTATGGTGACTTCCCTGCCATACTCTCAAGCCACCATCCACGGCACAGCCAAGGGAAAGACAAAGATCCaaaagaagctggagaagaagaagCAGGTGGACGGGACGTTCAAGATCTACGAGGATGGGAGGAAAAGCATGAGGTCCCTGTcggggctgcagctggggaacGATGTCATGTTTGTGAAGCAGGGCACCTACGCCAGCCCCAAGGAGTGGACTCGGCGTAACATCAGGGACATGTTTCTCACGGATGAGGACACCGTCTCCCGTGCCATAAGCGACCCGGGTTTGCACATGGACTCGGCCCACTCGGAAGTCAGCACCGACTCCGGCCATGACTCCTTGTTCAACCGCCCCGGGCTGGGCACCATGGTGTTCCGGCGTAACTATGTCAGCAGCGGGCTCTTTGGGATCGGGAGGGAGGACGGGGGCACCCCGGGGGAAGAGAATCCCCCTGGGGTTGGGGTCAAACTGCGGAGCCGCCTGCAGCGCTCGCCAAGTCTCAACGACAGCATTGGCAGTGCcaacagcctgcaggagaggaacGCGGAGGAGCTGCCCTGGGATGAGGTGGAGCTGGGCttggatgatgatgatgaaccAGACACCAGCCCCCTGGAGACTTTCCTGGCTTCCCTGCACATGTTTGAGTTCATTTCCATCctcaagaaggaaaagattGACTTGGAGGCCCTCATGCTATGTTCAGACAATGACCTGAAGAGCATCAATATCCCCTTGGGCCCCAGGAAAAAGATTgtggatgccatccagaggagACGACAAACTCTGGAGAAGCCAGATGTCATTGTAGACACTGAACTGTAA
- the FADS6 gene encoding fatty acid desaturase 6, whose translation MSLEDGDPARQRGQRVTGQVSGTPHPGGPHGTGTEVPAEGWKPGPALGDGKVTAKGTGQREEALMAELSELVQKVVQSSSWWDRRGVDISILTCSLLLLPAGFLCLRSAQAIPFLVGVLILGVVHHTLTVKGSHLASHNALTESKSWGKVWAIFFIELCSAFTAEQATYNHVKMHHGYTNVIGLGDSSTWKLPFLNRYVYLFIAPLAVPIITPLVALDLLRNVEWKAALRTLCCMVLGLYCHYWLLLHVSGFQSPWSILLCMLLTRSLLAHPYIHVNIFQHIGLPMFAPDRKPTRIHLMSLGVLNLPRNPLLDWSFGHSLISCHVEHHLFPSLSDNMCLKIKPVVSQYLKQKKLPYNEDTYTSRLQLFLQRYEELMVHAPPITELVGIQ comes from the exons ATGTCGCTGGAGGATGGGGACCCGGCGAGGCAGAGGGGACAGCGGGTCACCGGCCAGGTCAGCGGTACCCCCCACCCCGGGGGTCCCCACGGCACCGGGACGGAGGTGCCGGCAGAGGGATGGAAACCGGGACCAGCGCTGGGTGACGGGAAGGTGACAGCCAAGGGGACAGGGCAGCGGGAGGAAGCGCTGATGGCCGAACTCTCGGAGCTGGTGCAGAAGgtggtgcagagcagcagctggtgggaCCGGCGCGGTGTGGACATCAGCATCctcacctgcagcctcctcctgctcccgGCAG GGTTCCTGTGCCTGCGGTCAGCCCAGGCCATCCCTTTCCTGGTGGGTGTCCTCATCCTTGGCGTGGTTCATCACACTTTGACTGTGAAGGGCAGCCACCTAGCCAGCCACAATGCCTTGACAGAGTCCAAGTCCTGGGGCAAAGTTTGGGCCATCTTCTTCATCGAG CTCTGCTCAGCTTTCACAGCTGAACAAGCCACCTACAACCACGTGAAGATGCACCATGGCTACACCAATGTCATTGGCCTGGGGGACTCCAGCACCTGGAAGTTGCCTTTCCTGAACCGCTACGTCTACCTCTTCATTGCACCTCTTGCAGTGCCCATCATAACCCCTCTGGTTGCTCTTG ATTTGTTGAGGAACGTGGAGTGGAAAGCAGCTCTCCGGACCCTCTGCTGCATGGTTCTGGGTCTCTACTGCCATTACTGGCTGCTGCTCCATGTCTCAGGCTTCCAGTCACCATGGTCCATCCTGCTCTGCATGCTGCTCACCCGCTCCCTCCTGGCCCATCCCTACATCCATGTCAACATATTCCAG CACATTGGCCTGCCCATGTTCGCTCCCGATCGGAAACCCACACGGATTCACCTGATGAGCCTGGGGGTCCTCAACCTCCCCCGCAACCCCCTGCTCGACTGGTCCTTTGGCCACTCACTCATCAGCTGCCACGTGGAGCATCACCTCTTCCCCAGCCTCTCCGACAACATGTGCCTGAAG aTCAAACCCGTTGTGTCCCAGTACCTGAAGCAGAAGAAGCTGCCATACAATGAGGACACCTACACCTCCAGgctccagctcttcctccagAGATACGAGGAGCTGATGGTCCATGCTCCCCCCATAACAGAGCTGGTGGGCATCCAGTGA
- the USH1G gene encoding Usher syndrome type-1G protein isoform X1 has product MNDQYHRAARDGYLDLLKEATKKDLNSPDEDGMTPTLWAAYHGNLDALRLIVSRGGDPDKCDIWGNTPLHLAAANGHLNCLSFLISFGANIWCLDNDYHTPLDMAAMKGHMECVRYLDSIAAKQSSLNPKLVSKLKDKAFRDAERRIKDCVKLQKKHHERMEKRYRKEMSDNSDTMSFSSYSSSTLSKKFQHMSMVTSLPYSQATIHGTAKGKTKIQKKLEKKKQVDGTFKIYEDGRKSMRSLSGLQLGNDVMFVKQGTYASPKEWTRRNIRDMFLTDEDTVSRAISDPGLHMDSAHSEVSTDSGHDSLFNRPGLGTMVFRRNYVSSGLFGIGREDGGTPGEENPPGVGVKLRSRLQRSPSLNDSIGSANSLQERNAEELPWDEVELGLDDDDEPDTSPLETFLASLHMFEFISILKKEKIDLEALMLCSDNDLKSINIPLGPRKKIVDAIQRRRQTLEKPDVIVDTEL; this is encoded by the exons ATGAACGACCAGTACCACCGAGCGGCCCGGGATGGCTACCTGGACCTCCTGAAGGAAGCCACCAAGAAGGACCTGAACTCCCCAGATGAGGATGGCATGACCCCGACCCTATGGGCTGCCTACCATGGCAACCTGGATGCCCTGCGCCTCATCGTCAGCAGAGG GGGTGATCCAGACAAATGTGACATCTGGGGGAACACTCCTCTCCACCTGGCTGCAGCCAATGGCCACCTGAACTGCCTTTCCTTCCTCATCTCTTTTGGGGCCAACATCTGGTGCCTGGACAATGACTACCACACCCCACTGGACATGGCAGCCATGAAGGGGCACATGGAGTGTGTGAGGTACCTGGACTCCATCGCTGCCAAGCAGAGCAGCCTCAACCCCAAGCTGGTGAGCAAGCTGAAGGACAAGGCCTTTCGGGACGCGGAGAGGAGGATCAAGGACTGCGTgaagctgcagaagaaacaCCACGAAAGGATGGAGAAACGGTACAGGAAGGAGATGTCGGATAACTCGGATACCATGAGCTTCTCCAGCTATTCGAGCAGCACCTTGAGCAAGAAGTTCCAGCACATGTCTATGGTGACTTCCCTGCCATACTCTCAAGCCACCATCCACGGCACAGCCAAGGGAAAGACAAAGATCCaaaagaagctggagaagaagaagCAGGTGGACGGGACGTTCAAGATCTACGAGGATGGGAGGAAAAGCATGAGGTCCCTGTcggggctgcagctggggaacGATGTCATGTTTGTGAAGCAGGGCACCTACGCCAGCCCCAAGGAGTGGACTCGGCGTAACATCAGGGACATGTTTCTCACGGATGAGGACACCGTCTCCCGTGCCATAAGCGACCCGGGTTTGCACATGGACTCGGCCCACTCGGAAGTCAGCACCGACTCCGGCCATGACTCCTTGTTCAACCGCCCCGGGCTGGGCACCATGGTGTTCCGGCGTAACTATGTCAGCAGCGGGCTCTTTGGGATCGGGAGGGAGGACGGGGGCACCCCGGGGGAAGAGAATCCCCCTGGGGTTGGGGTCAAACTGCGGAGCCGCCTGCAGCGCTCGCCAAGTCTCAACGACAGCATTGGCAGTGCcaacagcctgcaggagaggaacGCGGAGGAGCTGCCCTGGGATGAGGTGGAGCTGGGCttggatgatgatgatgaaccAGACACCAGCCCCCTGGAGACTTTCCTGGCTTCCCTGCACATGTTTGAGTTCATTTCCATCctcaagaaggaaaagattGACTTGGAGGCCCTCATGCTATGTTCAGACAATGACCTGAAGAGCATCAATATCCCCTTGGGCCCCAGGAAAAAGATTgtggatgccatccagaggagACGACAAACTCTGGAGAAGCCAGATGTCATTGTAGACACTGAACT atag